Proteins found in one Mycobacteriales bacterium genomic segment:
- a CDS encoding class I SAM-dependent methyltransferase, with protein MRSAEEIRDGQRAAWAGLSAGWEKWDAVIMDQLAPVSAAIIERLGIAEDQQHLDVAAGTGEPGLSIARLAPRGRVVLTDLAPEMLDVATRRARAQGVANVETAVCSADDLPFPDGTFDSVSVRFGYMFFPDAAKATAELARVLRPGGRLCAAVWIRPDANPWTTIAMQAIASEVALPPPDPDGPNMYRCAAPGQVSALYEAAGLRDVAEWDVGVELVTRSPEEYWDMISEHVSLAVAALQRVDAAARERIRSRAIAEVAAYERDGAVRVPGAARCIVGTRPAPHDT; from the coding sequence ATGCGCAGCGCAGAGGAGATCCGCGACGGCCAGCGCGCGGCGTGGGCCGGGCTGTCCGCGGGCTGGGAGAAGTGGGACGCGGTCATCATGGATCAGCTCGCGCCCGTCAGCGCGGCGATCATCGAACGGCTCGGCATCGCCGAGGACCAGCAGCACCTCGACGTCGCCGCCGGCACCGGCGAGCCCGGCCTGAGCATCGCGCGGCTCGCGCCGCGCGGGCGCGTCGTGCTCACCGACCTCGCCCCCGAGATGCTCGACGTCGCCACCCGCCGGGCGCGGGCGCAGGGCGTCGCCAACGTCGAGACGGCCGTGTGCAGCGCCGACGACCTGCCGTTCCCGGACGGGACGTTCGACAGCGTGTCGGTGCGGTTCGGGTACATGTTCTTCCCGGACGCCGCCAAGGCGACGGCCGAGCTCGCGCGCGTGCTGCGCCCCGGCGGGCGGCTCTGCGCGGCCGTGTGGATCAGGCCGGACGCGAACCCGTGGACGACCATCGCCATGCAGGCGATCGCGTCCGAGGTGGCGTTGCCGCCGCCGGACCCGGACGGGCCGAACATGTACCGCTGCGCCGCGCCCGGCCAGGTCAGCGCGCTGTACGAGGCCGCCGGGCTGCGCGACGTCGCCGAGTGGGACGTCGGGGTCGAGCTCGTCACGCGGTCGCCCGAGGAGTACTGGGACATGATCAGCGAGCACGTCTCGCTGGCCGTCGCGGCGTTGCAGCGGGTCGACGCGGCGGCGCGGGAACGCATCCGGTCGCGCGCCATCGCCGAGGTGGCCGCGTACGAGCGGGACGGCGCGGTCCGGGTCCCCGGCGCCGCGCGCTGCATCGTGGGGACGCGCCCGGCCCCGCACGACACCTAG